From the genome of Caretta caretta isolate rCarCar2 chromosome 27, rCarCar1.hap1, whole genome shotgun sequence, one region includes:
- the DUSP3 gene encoding dual specificity protein phosphatase 3 produces the protein MSDYQISVEELNDLLANGSGCYSLPSAHSNEVAPRIHVGNAFIAKNIMRLQRLGITHILNAAEGKSFMHVNTNAEFYEGTGITYHGIKANDTQEFNLSRYFEEAADFIDSALSQKDGRVFVHCREGYSRSPTLVIAYLMLRQNMEVKSAVSAVRQKREIGPNDGFLKQLCQLNERLVKEGKLKP, from the exons ATGTCCGACTATCAGATCTCAGTGGAGGAGCTGAACGACCTGCTGGCTAACGGGAGCGGCTGCTACAGCCTCCCCAGCGCGCACAGCAACGAGGTGGCACCCCGCATCCACGTGGGGAACGC GTTCATAGCCAAGAATATCATGAGACTGCAGCGCCTGGGCATCACCCACATCCTGAACGCAGCTGAGGGGAAATCCTTCATGCATGTGAACACTAATGCAGAGTTCTACGAAGGCACAGGCATCACCTACCATGGCATTAAAGCTAATGATACCCAAGAATTTAACCTCAGTCGCTATTTTGAGGAGGCAGCTGACTTTATTGACAGTGCGCTGTCCCAGAAGGATG GCCGGGTATTTGTGCATTGCCGTGAAGGCTACAGCCGCTCCCCGACACTGGTCATTGCTTATCTGATGCTTCGCCAGAACATGGAGGTCAAGTCCGCTGTGAGCGCTGTCCGGCAGAAGCGGGAGATTGGGCCCAATGATGGCTTCCTGAAACAGCTCTGCCAGCTCAATGAGAGATTAGTGAAGGAGGGCAAACTGAAGCCCTAA